GGACATCACTTCCCAAATCATAAGCGGCCTTGATCCCGAGCTATACAAGTCCGTCATTGACTCGGTCCGTGCACGTGATGTTCCCATTTCGTTTGAACAATTTCATGAGAAATTGATTCAACATGAACTCACTGTAAAACACAAACCATCCACCACCACATTTACCCCATCGGCTCACGCTGCCACTCGAACCTACACCCAAAACCAACCCCGCTATTATCACCAATCCAACCCACCCAATACGTACCACCAAAACCGCAACCACACCTATCACCAGACCCAAAACCGCAGCCCTACCACACCCGCCTCTCAACCTAAACCCTTTAAAGGTAAGTGTCAATATTGTAGGGATGTAGGTCATGTCATTAGCGATTGCCCCGACTTCAAACGCGATTATCCCAATGTCGTTTTTCCACCACCACCGCAGAAACAATCTCGCCCCTATGCCCACACTGCTACCACTTCGAACCAACCATCCACCTCCTATCTCATTGATAGTGGGGCCTCTCACCATGTCACCAATGACCTTGACACCCTTGCTCTTCACACGGCTTATGATGGACCCGACGACTTAGTGATTGGGGACGGCTCTACTCTCCCTATCACACACCATGGTTCATTCTCCCTCTCAACTCTCTCTAACACTCTTCTTTTTAATAACGTTCTTGTAGTTCCTTCAATTTCTCGTCCTTTACTTTCCGTATCTCAATTTTGCAAAGATAATAATGCCTTTGCCTGCTTCTCACACTCTTCCTTTTGTTTCAAGGATCTTAAAACAGGCCGTGTTCTCCTCCATGGCCGCTTCACAGACGGCTCATACCAATGGACTCCTCCAACCTCTCAACCCCGAGCCCATGTAGCTGTCAACCCTTCGAGCATTTCGTGGCACCATCGTCTAGGACACCCTTCAATTGCTGTTTTACAATTATTAAGCAAACAATTTAATTTTCGCATCTCTCAATTTTCGCACTGTAATGCATGCTTAATTAATAAAAGCCACAAGCTTCCGTTTTCCGTCTCTTCACTCGTCTCACATGCACCTCTCGACCTTATTTTCTCCGACATTTGGACTGCACCTATCATGTCCCATGACTCCTACAAATACTACATAATTTTTGTTGATCATTATACTCATTATTTTTGGCTCTACCCATTAAAGAAAAAATCCGATACATCCACCACCTTCCATCGATTTAAGGCTATCATTGAAAAATTTTTCAACAAACCCATTCGCCAATTTTACTCGGATAATGGTGGCGAATACAAAAAATTAAACCCTTCTCTCCTTGACGATGGAGTCACACACTTAACCTCTCCACCCCACACTCCCGAGCACAATGGGTTTGCGGAGCGCCGCCACCGACACATTGTTGAAACTGGGCTTGCTCTCCTTACCCATGCTCGGTTGCCCATGACCTTTTGGCCTTATGCCTTCGCCACTGCGACATATCTTATTAATCGATTACCATCGATCACCATCCACAATGAAACTCCTTACAAACTCCTTTTTCAACAACAACCCAATTATCAAAAACTACACTCATTCGGATGCCTTTGTTACCCATGGCTCCGACCCTATACAAATCACAAACTTGACCCGAAATCCATCCCATGTATCTTTGTTGGTTACTCCACCACCCAAAGTGCATATTTGTGCTTTGATCCCTCCACTACAAAACTCTACACTTCTCGACATGTCCGGTTTGTCGAAACCGAATTTCCGTATCCGGCCCTTGTCAAACAACCCACCTCATCATCTCTTTCGCCATCTCAGTGGTGTGACCTTACCATCCCTATCCTTGACACACTACCACCCATGACCACCCCTCCATCCCCCCATGCTTCCCCACGCTCTCCACCGCTCTCTTCTCCTGCCACTCCTGCCTCCCCAACCAGTACCCCATCCACGGCCAACACTCACAACCCCACTCCTACAACCTCGCCTCAATCCACCCCGTCCTCTGCTGCCAGCCCATCCCCCCCACCGCCCCCTCCACCACCTCCTTCCCGTGCCACAACCCGCCTAAGCAACAACATTATCAAACCCAATCCCAAGTATGCCAAGACCGCCACCCTACCCAGCTCTCATGTTACTCCCACTACAACCAAGCAAGCCCTCATCGACCCTAAATGGCGCGCTGCTATGGTTGATGAACATGATGCCCTTCTCCGTAACCAAACATGGACCCTCGTACCACGCACTTCCGCTCCCAATGTTGTTGGATGTAAATGGGTATTTCGAATTAAGTATAATCCCGATGGCAGTCTAAAACAACACAAGGCTCGCTTAGTTGCTAAAGGGTTTCATCAACGACCCGGCATCGACTATTCGGAGACCTTTAGTCCCGTCATCAAACCGACCACAATACGCCTCATTCTTACCCTAGTCAGAACGAATGGTTGGCACTTGCATCAAATTGATATCAACAATGCGTTTCTTCAAGGAAATCTTACTGATACGGTCTTCATGATACAACCTCCTGGTTTTGTGAATTCCGACAAACCCGATCATGTCTGCAAGCTCAACAAGGCCATCTACGGTCTCAAgcaagctccaagggcatggtataCTGAACTTAAAAACTACCTGATTAATTTTGGTTTTAAAAACTCACTTTCCGACTCGTCTTTATTTATTTACAACACCCCTACCATTCGCCTATTTGTACTCGTCTATGTTGACGATATTATCACACCGGACCAAACATATCCCACATCAAAAcctttattacaaaaatttcgtCCAAATTCTCCCTTAAGGATTTAGGACCATTGTCTTACTTTTTGGGCATTGAAGTTACACCAACCAAACACGGTTTACATCTAAATCAAACCAAGTATTTATCCGACCTACTACATAAATACAATCTGCAAGAATGCAAACCTGCCTCTACCCCTATGTTATCCCACCCACCACTAATTAAAGAACCCTCACAACCAATCGAGAATGAGACTGACTACCGTGCTCTCGTTGGTAGTCTTCAATATCTCTCGCTCACTCGACCCGACATTGCGTTCCCCGTCAACAAGTTAGCCCAGTTTCTCACTCACCCGACCTCGTCTCACTGGTCTGCTCTAAAAAGGCTACTCCGTTATCTTAAGGGCACGCTTCACCTCGGCATCCAATTTACGAAGTCCTCCCCTCTCGGTCTTCATGCGTTTTGTGACGCAGATTGGGGAGGCGATCCTAATGATTTTGTGTCTACGTCCGGTTACCTAGTCTACTTGGGTCGAAATCTTATTTCATGGTCTTCGAAGAAGCAACGGGCTCTATCCTTATCCTCAACGGAGGCGGAATTTCGTGCTATAGCTAACACTACCTCCGAATTACTTTGGTTGCACTCGCTTCTTCAAGAGCTCGGGTTAACTCAACTTCAAGCTCCAACGATTTATTGTGACAACTTGAGTGCCACGAACTATTCAGCGAACCCTGTATTCCATTCTAGAATGAAGCACCTTGCGCTCTCGTTTCATTTCGTCAAAGAACAAGTACGCCAAGGCCTTATTCGGGTGCAACATATCAACGGCACCGATCAGTTAGCAGATACGTTAACTAAACCGCTTCATAAACCGCGCTTCCTTGAATTATCTAGCAAGATTGGACTCCGCCTCAGACCATCCATCTTGAGCGGGAATGTCAAAGATACATAATAACCAACTCCTAAATTGTTGGTCTTATCTTACGTAAACTAATTCTTCCTATTTGCTAGCTAGTGTATATCTCTTTGTTAATTAGTTAGCTTAACTTTCTCCTAGTTTATAGTAACCTAGGTTTTCCTTTTGACTAATGTATAGCTATATAAACACATGTACTTTCATCTTATTGAATATACAATTATTCATCACATAATCACTTATCTTataccgtctctcccaagttttagtgatGGAATAATGGGCGGCCTATCGAATGCATTATGTGGATGAATAATGGGAGGCCTATCGAATGCATTATTGATACTAGCGTTTACTAGCTATTTTCACTAAAGGCCTTCCGAAGGTTCTCTTTGATGATTTTCGGTCCAGTCTCAACATCCGCTCCCCTCCCGTTTTGACTGTAGGGGCGTATTAGAATATGTAAATATTCTGTGAGTACATTGTATATTATCTCCTCCCATATTCAGTTGTACACAATCTTCTAGTTACCTTATTCGTAGGATTGTTACCTTGTAAGTAGGATGCTTATTAGCTATTTATACTGATGTATATGATATGCACAAATCAAGGATTAATCCATTTTAGAGCAAACGATGAGACACAATTGTACAGCTAATTTGGATCTTAAATTTAACATCGATTGATTGAGATAGATAGATAATATAGAACTGGAATTGAAAGTACATTCGCGAAAACAAACAGGCTAATCAAGAGCCTCTACATCGACTATAATAGCATAGCCGAAAATAACATTAAAACCAAAACGTAGACAAGATGATGAATGAGACACCGACAACTGCAAGTCTGCAACTAGGCCTTCTTCTTGTTGAGGAAGACTGTAGTCAGCACTTTGTTAGTGACATCAAAGGACGCTTTCAGCATCGCCAGTCCCTGTAGAAAAACAAATTTTAAAAATCACTTATTAGGCCTATCGTAAAACTGACATCATCACACATAAGGTGTTaaatgtacgcagccttaccaaTGCGTATAAAAAACGTACGAGAAAGAACATTTAAGTTAATTACCTCAGTAAAACCGACTTGAACCTCTTTCTCAACGAGTGCAGAAACATCCTTGACATTGAACTTGTTCATGAGAGTTATTCCGGAGATAGTAGACATTGGTTTCACCTCAAGATTATCCATAACCATGTAAGTAACCACCCCTTTCACATATCCCCCAGTTGCACTGCTGGTTGACCCAATATTAACAGCATTTGGAGGCGAAACATAAATTAACGCCGTACATATCTTGTGACTGCAACCACGACAAGTTGCATTAGGGTCATCACTTCCATATGCACAACCGTTAGGACACCTATAAAGCTTACGACTGGCTGATGGACCATCATTGAGTTCCAGCAGAGGAACATTAACAGCAGTTTTCGGTTTCAACACGACATCTTTGCTAACATTAGCCTGAAAATATTCAGAGCTAAGCGACTCGACACTCTTATAAAGTGAACCAATACAACCCACCGCGCCACTCTCATTCAAGAGCTTTACAACAGTTCCGACTGGTAGAGACAGGATATGAAACAGGAAATCCACAAACTCTTTTCCAGCTTCTGCAAACAGGACTTTGTTTGCCTTACTGTCAACTAACAGTTTCAAACTCAACTTTTTTTCTGCCATCAAATCTGATTAGTTACAactataaattttgaaatttcaGTGAGATTGGTTATGGAATGAAGGGTGTACGTA
The Silene latifolia isolate original U9 population chromosome 11, ASM4854445v1, whole genome shotgun sequence genome window above contains:
- the LOC141612384 gene encoding uncharacterized protein LOC141612384; translation: MAEKKLSLKLLVDSKANKVLFAEAGKEFVDFLFHILSLPVGTVVKLLNESGAVGCIGSLYKSVESLSSEYFQANVSKDVVLKPKTAVNVPLLELNDGPSASRKLYRCPNGCAYGSDDPNATCRGCSHKICTALIYVSPPNAVNIGSTSSATGGYVKGVVTYMVMDNLEVKPMSTISGITLMNKFNVKDVSALVEKEVQVGFTEGLAMLKASFDVTNKVLTTVFLNKKKA